The Oscillatoria acuminata PCC 6304 genomic interval AGCCACGGGTATTTGCTCCGCAACAGGTGCGCCAGTCGGTTCAAAAATAACCACTTCAACATCAGGAACTTCCGCAAAAGATTGAACGATGAGAGGTTTAACTTCCGTCCAATCCAAGCCCCCATTTCCGCATCCCAGAGGAGGAATTGCGATCGAGCGAATTTCTAACCGCTTGACCTCCTCAACCAGTGCGATTAATCCCGATTTGATATCTTCTATTTTAGATTTTCCTTTCCAGTGGCGCTTAGTGGGAAAATTAATGATGTATTTGGGAAATAGCTCATCGGTAGTAACTACAAACATTTGCCCGGGATGGACTTTTTTAGCATCACAAGCTGTTTTATAGACTCTAAAATTTTTAGGAAACGCTTGCTTAAATTGCAAAGCAATCCCCTTCCCCATGACACCGACACAGTTAACGGTATTCACCAGGGCCTCAGTCGGTTCTGTCAATAGGTTGCCTTGCTTAAACTGAATCATTGCCGGATAAAACTTCCCGAGTAGACGTTTTTGTCCACCTCTTAATTGTAACTGATTTTAAGGGAAAACCTGCTGCTGCCATATCCTCGGCTGTTGCCACTAAGTTAATTAAGCGCGTTTATTCTGAATGGTTTCGTGAGCAATATCTACATAATTGATCCGCTGAGATTTTAAGCGATTGTTAGCGAGGATGCCACCAGAATGCAAGATAGAGGGTAAATTTCTAAGATGGGTAATATGGTAGATATAGGTGGTCATCTGACAATCATAGGGGGACGGGGCAGGGTCAGCACATCTCAATCAGACTTGACACAAGGATTGTAGGGTAAGCATCATGTACTCATCACTCATTGCCGCCCGTTTCATTCCCACATACTGTATGCCAGCTTTTTTGTCAGTTGATAGTTCAATCAGCAAAGTATCCACATCTGGACTATATCTAATCCGTTTCATATCGCGACTTCCTTTGGGTAGTGGGTAATGACTATTCCATCTGTGGCGGCAATAATTTACTCCCTACATCGGAAATTTTCGGATTGCGACGCTGCATATAATCCACCCATTCCCAAAATGCCCAATTTTTTAGGGTATTGTAGTGGAGGTTTATATAATTAGCCCATTCTGGATGTACGAAAACAGCTTTGCCGTTCGTATCGATCCAGTAAAGTGGTTTTCGACTTTCAAATTCGGCTTGTGCTAGTTCTACAATTAACGGATTTATCTTGACATCCTTTTTTTCTCTTAATTCAGATTCAAAAAAGGG includes:
- a CDS encoding DarT ssDNA thymidine ADP-ribosyltransferase family protein, whose amino-acid sequence is MTTYIYHITHLRNLPSILHSGGILANNRLKSQRINYVDIAHETIQNKRA